CCTCTCTTGCAGCGGTCCCcggctgagctgcagctgcgCCTGTCCCTGTTCGATGCCGCCCACCGCTACTTCTTCGGCCACACGTGGCACGGCAGCGCCCGGACCCCCCAGGGCAGCCCCGCAGGGCAGCCCCCCCGTGTGCTGTTCAACGAGGTATGGGCATTGAGGTTGTTGGCTTCATGCTggggtgcagcagcagagcgTGCTGGTTCCCAGCGCTGCCGCTCCGTGATCTTGAGGCTGGGTGCATCTCCGATGTTGGCCCATTGAGGCACGGTTGTTAATTACGAGGTATTGTAATGGGCAAACCCTGCAAGCTGCAGGCCGGGTGATGCGGTGCTGTGCCTCCGTGCCAGCAGCAGAGTGCACTGTTCCTTCAGACACAGCTGGGCcgagcagcagctctcctagAGGTAATGCTCTTGCATGAAGCCGGGCTTCTATCTGGTGGGGTCCCTGCAGAACGTGCTGCCCTGAGGCAGAACCTTGCAGGGGTCCCTTGggtgtgcagcctgctgcattgctgctgtgcacagctggggtgaggctgcagctgaggCTTCATCCCCTCGGTCAGGATGGTGTCTAATTATAGCCTTTATTTCCTCTTCAATCAGTGTGTTGCGCCAGGGTTGAAGTTTAGCATAGATCAGAGCTGCGCTCCTTGATTTATTTAAATCCCTAATGGCATCTGAGGGACACTGGCATATGCATTTCGTCCTGGGGTGGTTGAATCATCGCTCAGCCCGTGCTTTGTGAATAGAGATGGGGGAAACAGTGGCACAGAGTGCTGCCAAGAGAGAGGAGCGTGGTGCTGCTCCATGTGCTGCGTGAGCCCGCACGTGGGGCACCGTCCCTGTGATGCCCATGGTGCCTGCCAGGCACCGGGGCATGGACATGGAGCTGTGCACTGGGGCCCGGGGCTCCCCGGTTTGGCACTTAccaggtcacctctgctgggaGCACTCACTGCGCTGGTGGAGGGTTCAGAGGAGATGGAAGCGTTCAGAGGAGATGGAAACTGTTGTTGGCTTTTAGGAGACAGCtggaaacttcttttttttttaacaacgGATGCACTTTAGCGGCTCCTGCTCCCGTGGAAATCGTGGCATCCGTCTCTTGCAGCCTGGCCACCTGTCAGCAGCTGGTGGTcatcatttcagcattttgcagTAAAAGATAATAGAGTAGCGATTTATTTCTCCGGGATGATGTGCTAATGCCTCTCTCTGTTATCCCTTCCTGACAGTCCGTGATTGCAGCAAACGTTTTCTCTGGGACACTGCGCTGCCGTAATGAGGCTTTGCTAGAAAGGTTGATCCCACCGTAAATCCCATCCCGGGGAGGTGACCGTgtcctgccccccccccccctgcccccaccCTGCCCCCATCCCGCATCCCGCCCCTCCATCCTGCCCCTCCGGGCCCATCCCGCCTCTCTCCGCCCCCCATCTGGACCCCAGCTCCGCGCTGTtcgcccccccccccgccccgcgctgaTGGTGCGGGATCAGGCGCCGTCCCCAGCACCGCGGGGAAACGCAGGTCGGGGGCTGCACggggctctgcagcacccaggggTGCCACGAAGGCCCCTTCCCGCCCCTCGGCGCCCCGTGGCAGCGGGGATGCGGTCCTTGGCCCCACTGCGGGCGGGTGGCAGGGGGCAGGCGGTGGCACAGCGCTGCTGGCACGGGGCTGCGCTGCCAGCACGGCCTCTGCTCCATCCCCGTGCAGCTCCGACGCCTCCAGATGCGTTGGGGCGTTCTCCTGCCCCGTACCACGGAACCAAACCTTTGGGCGATGGGCTCCGGCCGCAGCCCACGTGCTCGCCCAGTGCCAGGCGACGCAGTGGGGCAATGGGCGCCCGTGGGACCCCGCGAAGGGGCCGCATCCCCCAGGATGGGCCGAGGGAGAGGCAGCAACGCGCCAGGAgcggggcagagctgcccccaaAGCAGCACCGTGTGCCATCCCCGTGTGCCCGCTCCCACCCGCTCACCGCCTTTGGCACGGCAGTGCCGGCGTGGCAGCCCCGTGGCACCGCACGCTTTGCTCCACCGCTCTGCGTGGGGAGCGGAGGCGCTGCCGTGTGCGGGGACGCCTCGTGGGGACCCGCTGGGCCCCGAGCCCACGGCTGTGTGACACCGTCCCCGGGGCAGAGCGGTGGCACAGAGCGGCGCTGAGCTCTGCGTTGTGAAATGGCCCCTCCTTACTCAGCACATCCGTCTCCTCGGCGCAGCCCCGGGGCTGTGGGTACCGCTGGCCCCTCACTGGGCCGGGGGCTGCCCCACTGCGCCGCTCCCGCTGCTGGGGGTGTCCgtgtgacccccccccccccggcggTGCTGCTCCGGCCGCAGCTGCTGTGCCGGTGGCTGTGGCTCAGCCATATGGCCGCGGCGTGGGGGGGTGGTAAAAATAGCCAAGGCTGCTGCACCCCGGGCGAGCGGCGAGAGCCGTGCAGCCCCGCCACCTGCAAGGGCGGCCCAAGGGCGGGGGGCTGCgctgggaccccccccccccgctgcaTGCGGTGGGAGCGGAGGGTCCGACCCGCAGCCCCCGCTGTGACgtgtccctctgctctgtccctcGCAGCGGCGGGGCACGATGCCGGAGCAGAGCAACGATTACCGCGTGGTGGTGTTCGGCGCCGGCGGCGTGGGGAAGAGCTCGCTGGTGCTGCGCTTCGTCAAGGGGACGTTCCGAGACACCTACATCCCCACCATCGAGGACACGTACCGGCAGGTGATCAGCTGCGACAAGAGCGTCTGCACGCTGCAGATCACCGACACCACCGGCAGCCATCAGTTCCCGGCCATGCAGCGCCTGTCCATCTCCAAGGGCCATGCCTTCATCCTGGTGTTCTCCGTCACCAGCAAGCAGTCGCTGGAGGAGCTGAGGCCCATCTACCAGCAGATCGTGCAGATCAAGGGCAGCGTGGAGAGCATCCCCATCATGCTGGTGGGCAACAAGTGCGACGAGACGCAGCGGGAGGTGGAGAGCCGGGAGGGGGAGGCCGTGGCCAAGGAGTGGAAATGCGCCTTCATGGAGACCTCGGCCAAGATGAACTACAACGTGAAGGAGCTCTTCCAGGAGCTGCTCAACCTGGAGAAGCGCAGGAACGTCAGCCTCACCATCGACGGGAAGCGCTCCAGCAAGCAGAAGAGGACAGACAAAATCAAGGGGAAGTGCAGCATCATGTAGAGCCCCGGACTGGCCCGCGCCCCCCGGCCCCTCCCCTCACCCCCCCGCGGTGGGGCTGTCCCCGCGTGCTCCCTGCGTGTGCGGTGCCTGCGGGGCGGCTGCAGCCATCATTGGGGTTGGGGGCGCAGACCCGCGGGGACCCTCGGCCTCATGGAGTGGGATGGGGTCGTGGGGCCGGGCACGTGCACGCTGCAGCACAACTGGACATGGGCgcgtggggatgggatggggggaCCCCACCGGGGGCTGTGGGCGCCCACCCAGCTCCCTGTGCGTGGTGCAGTGTGGCAGCGGTGCGGCCACCCCCTGGGTGACGGTCACAGCAGCCCCGGGCTGTCCCTGCGTGGTGCCCTTCCCTGGGTGGGAGCCCCCCCGGGTGGGAGccccccccccgtcccccaGAGCCGCCAGCCCAAGCACNCCTGTGCTGTGGGTtaggggctgctgcagcccccggGAACACAGTGTGATGTGTCAGCCAGACCCAGCACCGTGCACCAGCATCCCCTCCGTTCCGGTTCCTTCTGCAGTGCTCACATCACGATGTGCTGCATCCTCACTGTGAGCCGTGCTGCCACCCCTCAGCTGCCCCTCTCTCCTGTCTCTCCCCAGGCCGTGTACTTCCACACCTCGCTCAGCCACCCCAGCATCATGGCCGTGGTGGAGGTGGTGGCTGTGACCCCCAGCCCAGAAGGGCTCTCCCGGGACGTGTCGTGCGGCTTTGGCCTCATCCCGCTGTTCGACAGCAGGCGGGAGCCCTCGGACCTGGCTGCCAAGGACAGAGCGTAGGTTCCGCCCGCGGGGGCTGCTTGGCCCTTCCTTGGGAATCTGCTGACTGCTTCTCCTTTGGTTTCAGGCTCAAGCTGTACCACGGGACGCCGCGCGCCTTGCTGCACCCGCTTCTCCAGGACCCTCTAGAAAGTAAGCAGCAGCACGCAGCGCATATCGCTCCTTTCTCTGTGGTCTTTGCACCCGAATAGGCGCCGGGTTTGCCCGCTGGAGGCAGCGGATGCGGggtctgtgctgagcagcccGTGCCTTGTCCTTGGGCCGTGTGTTTGTCTGCGACGGGGAGGATGAGAGCACGAGCCTGGGATCTGATGCAGAAAATAGCTGTTTGTTTGAATAGATGGTTATTGCCTTGGCTCATCTTGAGAAGCGATATCCCCATGGCGCTGTGGGGACAAAAGAGGaaattctgtgctgttttgGTACATTTCAGGGGAAATGCGTTAGAAACGCTTTTCTAAGCAatgcagtggaaagaaaatgtcaggGTTATGGGTTTCCATTCCCATAAGACGTGTCGGGTTTGGAAGCTGATAGCTGCGCTGTCCCGGCTGAGCGAGGCTCCCGGTGAAAGTCACCTTGtgtgagatgctgctggctggcacGGCTCAGAGGTCTCCGTGCTGGGAACGCGCACGTTGCTGGTGCTGGGATGCTGGGGACGCATTTTGTGCTTGGCCTGTACTGGTGGGCCTGAAGGATGTGGGAAAAATGGCAGCCCTGTAGAACTGCCTCCCCACGGCTTTTGTCATTTCATCAcgttttcttttgttcagagAATAAATACATGACCGTAATGGAGAACAGCCACCTGCAGTACACGCTGAAGCCCCACCCGCCTTTGGAGACGATATTTCATCTCCTTCCTGAAAACCTCCTGGTGTCCGGCCTGCAGAAGATCCCTGGTTTGCTGCCTGCACACGGGGACACAGGTGAGGGCCCCTCATGTCCCACTGGACCGTGGGCCGCTTCTGTTCATGCACCCATGCCCCGTGGCCACAAGCACGAGCCCATGCTGCAAGCTTGCCTCTGTCAGTGGATCAGATTGCAGGTCCTACTGCTCTCTTCTGGctttaaaatctctcttctgtGCTCAGTGTTAAAATcagcccccagagcagcagcacggcctgCGGGGCTCGTTCCCTCTGCTTTCCACTTGGGCAGAAATGTCATGGACTTCTCGGGAGCTCCCCCGTGGCTGAGGAGCAATCGTAGCATTTGCATCCAGCGCTGAAGTATGTCTGCGTGGCTTCATTTTGCTCTCTTTCCCGTTAATTGCTTTGCTCCTGGGAAACTGTGAGGGATAAATAATGGTTGGTTTAATTGGAGTCATTCGGAGGAGTCTTAGGAGAAGGCTGTGCAGCTTGGCTCAGCTTGTCCTTGTTGGCGGTGGTGCTCTGGGCAGCCGAGAGCTGGCAGGGCTGAGGCATGAGCTGCTCCTGCATGCGTCCCTCCGAAGCCTTGCCTTATGGATGCCAGCCTCATTCGAGTTGATCTGACAGAAATGATGTGATCTGGAAATTCACCAAACAGAACGACACCGTCATCCGCTTGGCAGTGGTATATTCTTCAGTTTCCTGCACGCTGCTGCtaagggcaggcagcagcgcaGTGCAGTGGTCCCATCTTGTGGCTGTTGAGAGAAATCCTCTGAAATCACGCCTGGCTTGCGCTTCCCCATCGCATGGCACTCAGCTGGCTGGGGATGCTATCCATTCCATTTCTTGCCCGTgagccagggctgagctggggctgctggctgcccctgTTGCATTGTGACCCCATTGCAATGTGTTGCTGCAGGTGACAGCTTCTTGAAGCCACGGCTCATGGGGACGGCCCCCTGCTACCTGGACCAGCTCTGCATCCGCCTGCACCCTTCTCTGGAGGAGTTTGaggaagagctgctggagcagctgagcagcGACCGCTTGCTGAAGGTAATGCCCGTGTAATTAAATGGGGAGAGATGAgcagtgtgctgctgccttGTCCTCAGCTGGAGCGGGAGCGTTGAGATGAATTGCACTACAGCACCCGTTTTGCTCAGtgcttgcttttcctgctgcaaaAGCCTTTGGCTTTGTTGCATAGGCAGGTGGGGATGAGTGCACAGGTGCTTTGTGTAGGAAGCACTGGGTGTCCAGACCCTAATCAGCAGAATTTAGGCCAGCTGCTCTGAAAAAGGCAAAGATGTAGCACTTGTGTAGGGCCTCCCTTGGCACCGCAGCACCGTGCAGACAGCCCTTCCAAGTCCTGTGTTACTGGATGTGCACTGCGTGCCCAGCCCTGAGCTGTGTTGCATAGGATGAGGGCAGGTTGCGTGCCCCGGGGCCCGGTGTGGGCTCATCGCCTGTCCCCCCATCTCCTCCCACCATGGCAGGAGGTCGGCAGCACGCTGTGGGTGCAGGAGCGGCGGCTGCGCGTCGGTGTGCACAACGGGCTGCGCTTCGTGCAGGCCCCGCAGGTGGCCGTGCTGCAGCCGGCGGCCGAGGTGGCCCGGGGACAGGCCAGCAGCCCCACCGACAGGTAAGGGACGCACAAACCGTGCCCCGCTGCCTGCAGGgtgcagccttcctcctcctcctcctcctcctcctcctcctctccccgcagcgctgcggagcaggccctgctgctgcGGAGCCGCCTGCAGCTGAGCGAGATGGTTCCGCACGCGGCCTTCGGGGTCTGCTTCCAGCTGGAGTACGTCGTCTGCACTGGGGCCAAGGTAGGGCCGGGCCTTGGTGGGTTTGTGGGGCGGTGGGAGGGCCCGGAGCTGTTCCCCGCTGCCTCGCGGCGTTGCTGaggtgtccccatggggtggcagtgggtggGAGGAtggtggggcagccctggggcagcGCGGTCTGGATACACCACGCTGTGCGGCATCTGCGAGAGATTCTGAGCTCTGGAAAGAGCCGCCCTCGAGAAGTGCCCTGAAGCCGTGGAGGTTGGCGGGGAGATTTTTCCGGAGCGCTGTAGAAGATTCTGCCGGCTTTGAAAATGATAGggatggtatttttttttccccccccccgcGTTTTCAGCCCCTCCTGTGCCTCCCGTTCCCAGGGGAAGGCGCTGCTGCTGGTTTCACGGTGCTGGTTAACGCTGTGGAATGGAGCTGCTGTGGCCCTGGGCCTTGGCTGCCCTCAGAAAGCTCGGGGCAGTGCTGTTTGCGGGGCAGTCTCTGGGATGCACTGCAGGGTTTTCCAGTTCAGAACTCCACTTTCTGCGGGCTGAAGGGGTGGGTGCGTTCCCTGCCTGGTTGCAGCCTGGCGCTGctgtttaattatttctgagCTGCAGAGTGCTCTCTGTGACCCAAAGCCATGGGGAGATGGGTGAGCCGTGTCCTCGCTTCCACACCGCTGCTCACCCCTGGGGAGCTCGGCTGGGCTCTCACCAGTTCCCACAGGCGAGGAACGTGGTGGAGAAGGCAGAGCCCTCCCCGTAAGAGAACATCCCACCAGCAGATGCACTGATCTTGGTAAAAAGCTGCTAAAAACCTAACCACTGCTGAGGAGTGGGGGGTGGAACtgggggggcaggaggagggctgctCCCAGGGGCACAGCGTCTGCAGGGCTCCAGCAgccttccctttgctgctgaTGGAGGGGTCCCTCGCGAGCCGCCTCCTCGCTCTGGAGGAGCGGAGGCCAATATCTCCCATCAAAATGTCAgagtgctttctgcagcaccGGGTGGGATGTGCCGCAAATGGGCTTATTAAGTCATTTTAATTGTAtgttgttacatttttttccgCTGCGTGTATGTGGATGGAGAAACGTAGCCCGCAGCAGTCCTGGCGTGTTCTGGAGAAGCCatttggaaaactttttttttttaattcaaacaaGTCTTTTCTTTAGAATTTAGCCTTGATGCTGAAGAGAGATTAACCCCTtacattcttttcagttttgctgagtGCTGAGGTCTTTCTGGCAGCCAAAATTGGATGGTTTCTGGGTCTTGAAACCACGAAACCTGACTGCTTGCAGAGCTCATGCAGTGATGGGGACACGTGTGGGGTGCTTGTCCCCAGCTGTTGCCTCTGGGTGCTGCTCCTGTGGCTGGGTTGATGGCGATTTTGATTTGTTACGAGTCCTCAGTTGCCCTGCTGAGGTGGCAGTGCGAGGGTCATTGGTAACGCTGCGAGTGCCTCCCATGTGAGGAGCCTAATCCCAGAGCCGACTGCTGAGCCGGGCAGTGCCGTAAttagcagcaggagctgggcactGATTGCCAAGGCTGGCTGCGAGCTGCACGTTTGCTTCAGGTCTGCACCCCTTGGCTTAAGGAGAGGCTGCTGAGGTGCTGGGGTAAGTGGAACCCTGCATTCTCTGCTCAgtgtgggagcagagggagagaaataaTGCGAAACTACACAGCTTAGTGCAGAGGGGGGGCTGCGGCTCCTCAGTGAGCTCTCACTGCCCGGTTGTTCTGACAGTGGGGGGGGATGGGTTCTGGTGATgtctgctggtgctgctgggctcaaACGTTCTCTGGAGGCAGAGAGGGCCGAGGAAGGGCCGTGCTGCAGAAAGAAGGGGCAGTGGTGTTTTTATTAGGGCTAAATATCCGCAGAGGGTGGAAAAGAACGGTGCTTTTGGGAAAGCGTTGCATTGCGTTCTGCTGATCCGTAATCCAGACGTAGAGTCCCTTGCATAAAGGGATAAGGCGCAGTTACCCTGAGCGTGGCTGCCTGGCGTGCCGGGGAAGGGGAGGCATTTCGCCGTGTGCTCTCCCGCAGGCCGCGGCCGGCAGCGCGCTGGGCCCAGCAGCCGCCATGCACACGGTGCGCTGGGCTCTCTGGAGCCCCTTcctggctgccagctcctccCCGGTGCAGCTGCCCCTGCGCGGAGGTGCCCGTCCCAGCCCCGGGCAGACCCTGGTGTACAGGAACCCCGCGGACAGCGAGAGCTCCCAGCAGGTAAGGCGTGCCGTGCCGCTCCTGGGGCCGGGAGCGGGGAGCAGCTCCGCGTTCCCAGCAGCTTTACTCTGAAAGTCGCCCGACGTGAAAATTGCAGGTGAAGCGCATTGCGTCGGGTTCCGTCCAATTCCACGTTTGCACCGATTCGGAAGAACAGCTTGTGACTTCTCCAGACACCTCGGGTAGAGCCGGGAAGGAGCCGGGGAAGCCTCCTACGCTGTCGCTGAGTGAGTGCTTTCCGTGTTGGTGACATTTAAAACGCAGAGCGTGGCAGTGCTATCCATTCTGGTTTATGAGTTACTGTAGGGAGGGGACTTGACGTTGGCTTGATGTCAACCCTGCTACCTGTTACCTTGTCAAATCCTCCCGTGCCATGGGAGCGGAGCCACGTGCAGGAATCGTGCTCGTTTCCCTTGTGATCGTGTTCTGGGTCGCTCTGACAGCGTTTGGGTCTCAGTGCTGAACAGAAAAGCTCTTGGAGGGGCCTCCCGGCCCCACCAGCAGcgtgctgctccctgccagcaccGGTGCTTATCTCTGCGATCGTAATCCTTCCAGATGGCTGAGGACGGGAGAGGTGTCAGTTATGGGCTGTGAGTAATAAATAATCTCGTTGAGCCGCAGTTCCTGGAGCGTGACAGCAACACGCGTTTAATCAGCGCGCGCCTCTAAcgtggcgggggggggggggggaaccaGGCTCCTTGTGCGTGTGCATGTCTGCATATGTATCTGTAGTGCAGGAGGGCAGGTGGAGGGGCTCTCGGCGCTGATCCGTGTGTTTTGGAGATGGAAAGGGCTTCCTTTGCCTTGGGGTTGGGAGCGGGGCCTGAGCAGCGCCCGGTGCTCTTGGAAACCTGCTCCCATTTGTGCAGCTTTGTTGGTCAGCTCCCCCCTGCCCTGATCAGTGGGAACAAACCTGTAGgtctgctttgctctgtgcttcccaCCCTACGGCGTGGGGCTGGGATCAAAATCAGCCTGTGCAAATGTTTGTCCGGTTTGGAGCAATGTGGTGGTTCTGCCATGGGCGACGCTCCTCTCCCACCGCTCCCTTGTTTTTAATCTTCTCCAATTTGGCCGTGGATGTGCAAACAGGGTTGCTCACAACTTAACTGCCTGGTTAAACATCAACGTGCGAGTTTATTACCTTATTAATGGGGCGTTGTTACCACGAGATGGCAGTGGCACCGCGGCTTTGCTGCGGGATGGAAGCCCCCGGCACATCCAGCTCCGGGCTCGCTGCTCTCCAGGGCTGGGTTTGTTGGTTTCACGGCCTTCAGAGCGGAAATCTTGGAGGGTGAGGCGAAGCGGTTTAGCTCTCGGTGCTGGAGTTTGCGGGGTGTGCTGGGTGAGGCTGCCAGCAGCGTTGCTGCGAGGCGTTTTGTTCCTGGTGTTGCTTGAAGGATCTCACGAGCGCGTTCCAGTGGGAAGAGAGGTGGATGTGAACATGGAATGATGGTGACCCTCTGCCCCCAAGCACAGGGCTTGGAGGCACGGGGCACCCCGACCTCGCTCCCTTCCCTCAGGGATGGGGTGTGGGGGCTTGGCTGTGCGTGGTGCTGAGCCCGGGGTCTGACAGATGGGCTGGGAACCCTTCTGCTGCACCGACTGCTTCTTGTATCTCTGTGCACCGTTGCTTTAGCGACAGCCAAAGCCGTTgtaattgaaagaaaacaatattttagaCAGAAGGGAAACGGGGCGATTTCCGTTGGACAATGGTGAGAACACAATAGCCGAGATAGACGTGGTTGGGAAAGCAACCTCAAGTCTCAGCGTCGCCAGAAAACATCtgtgttcctgctctgctgtaAAGGATTTGCTGCTTACTGGAACAGCGAGTTCATCCGTGCCAGTGAGCAGACCAGCCAAATATAAACACAGTAAAACTCAGAGCGTTTGGGGGCATGAATGTACGAACAGATGAAAGTAGTGACAAGAAATAATGGAGGAGCTATGAAAACCTTAAGTATCCTAAAAACTTTCACGTCTCATTAAGCAATCCACTTAGCCAGTGCCACATGGCTTTAAGGGAAACTGCAGCACTGTCTAGAGATGGAGGAGCTGTGTTTTTACAACAG
The sequence above is a segment of the Numida meleagris isolate 19003 breed g44 Domestic line chromosome 20, NumMel1.0, whole genome shotgun sequence genome. Coding sequences within it:
- the DIRAS1 gene encoding GTP-binding protein Di-Ras1, with the protein product MPEQSNDYRVVVFGAGGVGKSSLVLRFVKGTFRDTYIPTIEDTYRQVISCDKSVCTLQITDTTGSHQFPAMQRLSISKGHAFILVFSVTSKQSLEELRPIYQQIVQIKGSVESIPIMLVGNKCDETQREVESREGEAVAKEWKCAFMETSAKMNYNVKELFQELLNLEKRRNVSLTIDGKRSSKQKRTDKIKGKCSIM